The Roseovarius indicus genome has a segment encoding these proteins:
- the trxA gene encoding thioredoxin, with protein sequence MATVAVTDDTFDAEVKNSDIPVVVDFWAEWCGPCKQIGPALEEISAEMGDKVKIAKVDVDSNPNTATQLGIRGIPALFIFKNGEVISNRAGAAPKAALQSWIEDSI encoded by the coding sequence ATGGCCACCGTTGCCGTGACTGACGATACCTTCGACGCCGAAGTGAAGAACTCCGATATCCCCGTCGTGGTGGATTTCTGGGCCGAATGGTGCGGCCCCTGTAAACAGATCGGCCCCGCGCTCGAGGAAATCTCGGCCGAGATGGGCGACAAGGTGAAGATCGCCAAGGTCGACGTCGACTCGAACCCCAACACCGCCACCCAACTGGGCATCCGCGGCATCCCCGCGCTGTTCATCTTCAAGAACGGCGAAGTCATCTCCAACCGCGCCGGCGCCGCCCCCAAGGCCGCGCTGCAAAGCTGGATCGAAGACAGCATCTGA
- the addA gene encoding double-strand break repair helicase AddA, producing the protein MIGHNEATQRQIKAAMPDRSTWLSANAGSGKTKVLTDRVARLLLDQVDPQHILCLTYTKAAASEMQNRLFDTLGEWAMLPDDALTAKLQNLGHELVITEDTLNHARRLFARAIETPGGLKIQTIHSFCSALLRRFPLEAGVTPQFTEMEDRAATLLRAEIVEALAGGPHADKLYTLARHHTGETLDELTQEIVRHRATFAEPASTGWLDNLFDLTPGTTRETIAASVFLGGEMDLLQSLCPALAASSSSDETAGGKLASITDPGFDALAVMEDVFLFKSGKKAFSAKIGSFPTKACRESNAALMLALESLMARVETARAQRIALQAKERTAALHAFARVFLPAYEEAKLLRGWLDFDDLILKARDLITDRKVADWVLFKLDGGLDHILVDEAQDTSPVQWQVIERLAQEFTSGQGTRPDAPRTIFVVGDKKQSIYSFQGADPREFDRMKSEFAARLSNNETPLQDMEMEFSFRSSRAILDIVDATFEHHESSGFSDDSRHKAFKQDMPGRVDLWPLIEAPEKPEDPDWYDPVDVKAPDDPARVLAKTLAQTIESMIGTPLPDQTGDKARPIEAGDILILVRRRSALFHDVIRECKARGLPVAGADRLKVGAELAVKDLGALLSFLATPEDDLALATALRSPLFGWSEAQLYELAHDRVEKYLWAELRNRADDFPETMAILGDLRRQADYLRPYEIIERILIRHDGRRKLLARLGQEAEDGIDALLSQALAYERNAVDSLTGFLVWMETDDLEIKRQMDNAGNRIRVMTVHGAKGLESPVVILPDTNQWQLRLRDQTAATGGTLVWRMGAEDAPQAQRQADDEAKLAQQAERDRLLYVAMTRAEQWLIVAAAGNLGSDGLSWHDKVRTGLEKTDAVPLITDQGQGLRHQVGDWPAAATETEAQDEAEPVSVPPFFAQIAPEPQVAPAPLSPSTDLGGAKALPGEAGLDEDTAKRRGRQIHLLLETLAGTPEDNWPELSARVLSQGEDAATGDDLAALTKAAGSVLTAPALADIFTPDALVEVPITAQLDALNGARIHGIIDRLIVTPTHVTAIDYKTNAIVPETPETCPDGLLRQMGAYAHALQQLYPDRDIRTALLWTQTAQLMPLPHDLVTQALRNTHIP; encoded by the coding sequence ATGATCGGCCACAACGAAGCCACCCAGCGCCAGATCAAGGCCGCCATGCCCGACCGCTCCACCTGGCTCTCCGCCAACGCGGGCTCGGGCAAGACCAAGGTGCTCACCGACCGCGTCGCCCGCCTGCTGCTCGATCAGGTCGACCCCCAGCACATCCTCTGCCTCACCTACACCAAGGCCGCCGCCTCCGAGATGCAGAACCGGCTTTTCGATACGCTCGGCGAATGGGCCATGCTCCCCGATGACGCGCTGACCGCCAAGCTCCAGAACCTCGGCCACGAGCTTGTGATCACGGAAGACACGCTCAACCACGCCCGCCGTCTCTTCGCCCGCGCCATCGAAACCCCCGGCGGCCTCAAGATCCAGACGATCCACTCCTTCTGCTCCGCCCTCCTCCGCCGTTTCCCGCTCGAGGCCGGCGTCACGCCCCAGTTCACCGAGATGGAAGACCGCGCCGCCACCCTCCTGCGCGCCGAAATCGTCGAGGCCCTGGCCGGCGGCCCCCATGCCGACAAGCTCTACACCCTCGCCCGGCACCACACCGGTGAAACGCTCGACGAGCTGACCCAGGAAATCGTCCGGCACCGCGCCACCTTCGCCGAACCCGCCTCAACCGGCTGGCTCGACAACCTCTTCGACCTCACCCCCGGCACGACCCGCGAGACCATCGCCGCCAGCGTCTTTCTGGGCGGAGAGATGGACCTGCTCCAGTCCCTGTGCCCGGCTTTGGCTGCGAGCAGTTCCAGCGATGAGACGGCGGGCGGCAAACTCGCCAGCATTACCGACCCCGGCTTTGACGCTCTCGCAGTGATGGAGGACGTCTTTCTCTTCAAATCCGGCAAGAAAGCGTTTTCGGCCAAGATAGGCTCTTTTCCCACCAAGGCCTGCCGCGAGTCGAACGCCGCACTAATGCTCGCACTCGAATCCCTCATGGCCCGCGTCGAAACCGCCCGCGCCCAGCGCATCGCCCTTCAGGCGAAAGAACGCACCGCCGCCCTCCACGCCTTCGCCCGTGTCTTCCTCCCGGCCTATGAAGAGGCCAAGCTCCTACGCGGCTGGCTCGATTTCGATGACCTGATCCTCAAGGCCCGCGACCTGATCACCGATCGCAAGGTCGCCGACTGGGTGCTCTTCAAGCTCGACGGCGGGCTCGACCATATCCTCGTCGACGAGGCCCAGGATACCTCGCCCGTCCAATGGCAGGTCATCGAACGCCTCGCCCAGGAATTCACCAGCGGCCAGGGCACCCGCCCCGACGCGCCGCGCACCATCTTCGTGGTCGGCGACAAGAAACAGTCGATCTATTCCTTCCAGGGCGCCGACCCGCGTGAATTCGACCGGATGAAATCCGAATTCGCGGCGCGTCTCTCGAACAATGAAACCCCGCTGCAGGACATGGAGATGGAATTCTCCTTCCGCTCCTCCCGCGCCATTCTCGACATTGTCGATGCCACCTTCGAACATCACGAATCCAGCGGGTTCAGTGACGACTCTAGGCACAAGGCCTTCAAGCAGGACATGCCCGGCCGCGTCGATCTCTGGCCGCTGATCGAAGCGCCCGAGAAGCCCGAAGACCCCGACTGGTACGACCCGGTCGACGTCAAGGCGCCCGACGATCCGGCCCGCGTGCTGGCCAAGACCCTCGCGCAGACCATCGAGAGCATGATCGGCACGCCGCTCCCCGACCAGACGGGCGACAAAGCCCGGCCCATCGAAGCGGGCGACATCCTCATCCTCGTCCGCCGCAGGTCGGCCCTGTTCCACGACGTCATCCGCGAATGCAAGGCGCGTGGCCTTCCCGTCGCCGGGGCCGACCGGCTCAAGGTCGGCGCCGAACTGGCGGTAAAAGACCTCGGCGCGCTCCTTTCCTTTCTCGCCACGCCCGAGGATGACCTTGCGCTGGCCACCGCCCTGCGCTCGCCGCTCTTCGGCTGGTCCGAGGCGCAACTTTACGAGCTGGCCCATGACAGGGTCGAAAAATACCTCTGGGCCGAGCTTCGCAACCGGGCCGATGATTTCCCCGAAACCATGGCCATCCTCGGCGATCTCCGGCGACAGGCCGACTACCTCCGACCCTACGAGATCATCGAACGCATCCTCATCCGCCACGACGGCCGCCGCAAACTCCTCGCCCGCCTCGGGCAGGAGGCCGAAGACGGCATCGACGCACTGCTGAGCCAGGCCCTCGCCTATGAACGCAACGCCGTCGACAGCCTCACCGGCTTCCTCGTCTGGATGGAAACCGACGACCTCGAGATCAAGCGCCAGATGGACAATGCCGGCAACCGCATCCGGGTGATGACCGTTCACGGCGCCAAGGGGCTCGAATCCCCGGTGGTGATCCTGCCCGACACCAACCAGTGGCAACTCCGCCTGCGCGACCAGACGGCGGCCACCGGCGGCACGCTGGTCTGGCGCATGGGTGCCGAGGACGCCCCGCAGGCTCAGCGCCAAGCCGATGACGAGGCAAAGCTCGCCCAACAGGCCGAGCGCGACCGCCTTCTCTACGTCGCCATGACCCGCGCCGAGCAATGGCTCATCGTCGCCGCGGCGGGCAATCTCGGCTCCGACGGGCTCAGCTGGCACGACAAGGTGCGCACCGGGCTGGAAAAGACCGATGCCGTGCCGCTGATCACCGATCAGGGGCAGGGCCTGCGCCACCAGGTCGGCGACTGGCCCGCCGCGGCCACTGAAACAGAGGCGCAGGACGAGGCGGAACCAGTCTCTGTTCCACCCTTTTTCGCGCAAATTGCGCCCGAACCCCAGGTCGCGCCGGCGCCGCTCAGCCCTTCCACCGATCTCGGCGGCGCCAAGGCGCTCCCGGGCGAAGCCGGGCTTGACGAAGACACCGCCAAGCGCCGCGGCCGCCAGATCCACCTCCTGCTCGAAACCCTCGCCGGCACGCCGGAAGACAACTGGCCCGAGCTCTCGGCCCGCGTACTTTCACAAGGCGAAGACGCCGCCACCGGCGACGACCTCGCCGCGCTGACCAAGGCCGCCGGGTCCGTGCTGACCGCACCCGCGCTGGCCGACATCTTCACCCCCGACGCGCTCGTCGAAGTCCCGATAACCGCCCAGCTCGACGCCCTGAACGGCGCCCGCATCCACGGCATCATCGACCGGCTGATCGTCACGCCGACCCACGTGACCGCCATCGACTACAAGACAAACGCCATCGTGCCGGAAACCCCCGAAACCTGCCCCGACGGGCTGCTCCGCCAAATGGGCGCCTATGCCCACGCCCTTCAGCAGCTCTACCCCGACCGCGACATCCGTACCGCGCTCCTCTGGACGCAAACCGCCCAACTCATGCCCCTGCCACACGATCTTGTGACGCAGGCCCTCCGCAACACCCATATACCTTGA
- the addB gene encoding double-strand break repair protein AddB, whose amino-acid sequence MFEPSDRPRVFAVPLGVDFPAALVRGLSTRTNGQPPEALARAHLLVNTRRMARRIRSIYDEGPACLLPRIGLVTDLGEHALMADIPDPVSPLRRRLELLQLVSRLLDAQPDLAPRSALYDLADSLAGLMDEMHGEGVSPDRISQLDVTDQSGHWARIQAFLGIVRHYFEDATALPDVETRQRLVVETLAQIWAENPPQHPIIVAGSTGSRGATQLLMQTVARLPQGAVILPGFDRDMPEDVWQRFDNPKHSEDHPQYRFAAFLQALDLSPSDIPTWSDDTPASPERNRLVSLALRPAPITDQWRRDGPKLPGIEPAMSQVTLLEAPSTRTEALTIALRLRDAAEKGTSAALITPDRTLSRQVTAALTRWGIVPDDSAGMPLHLAPVGRFLRHVAELFHLPLSAEALLTLLKHPLTHTGADRGPHLRLTRELELHIRRHGPPYPTAQDLHAWAAASKDPHAESWVEWLIACFTEKELPGEVSLEDRTTSHIALAEHIARGADGDGSGKLWADDDGQQALKTVSDFAENAQHGGAVNARDYAALFHAILSRGDVRKTIKAHPLIKIWGTLEARVQGADLLILAGLNEGSWPESPSPDPWLNRDMRAEAGLLLPERRIGLAAHDFQQALLAPEVWITRSIRSDDTETVPSRWLNRLQNLLSGLPDQGGKAALEQMRQRGQHWLDLAKAFEDPGTTPAETRPSPKPPTAARPKQLSVTQIQRLIRDPYSIYARHVLRLKPLDPLMRVPDALLRGTVIHEALERFIDATRDAPEQITRERLIAETATVLADAVPWADTRAMWQAKLERAADTFIEGEHARRQLAQPAALEATGAAELPELNFRLTAKADRIDIDPAGNLHLYDYKTGKAPSKDQQTHFDKQLLLSAAIATMSGFGQIAPAKVARAVFISLGSGKPEEPAPLDTEPPEKVWDEFRTLIASYMSPDLGFTSRRALERTTDSGDYDQLARFGEWDITDDPDPSEVGQ is encoded by the coding sequence ATGTTTGAGCCGTCCGACCGCCCCCGCGTCTTCGCCGTCCCGCTCGGGGTCGATTTCCCCGCAGCCCTCGTCCGCGGCCTCTCCACCCGCACAAACGGTCAACCGCCCGAGGCCCTTGCCCGCGCCCACCTTCTCGTCAACACCCGCCGCATGGCCCGCCGTATCCGCTCCATCTACGACGAAGGCCCCGCCTGCCTCCTCCCCCGTATCGGCCTCGTCACCGATCTCGGCGAACACGCCTTGATGGCCGACATCCCCGACCCGGTCTCGCCCCTCCGTCGCCGGCTCGAACTCCTGCAACTCGTCTCCAGACTCCTCGACGCCCAGCCCGACCTCGCCCCGCGCAGCGCCCTCTACGACCTCGCCGACAGCCTCGCCGGGTTGATGGACGAAATGCATGGCGAGGGCGTCTCGCCCGACCGGATCAGCCAGCTCGACGTCACCGACCAATCCGGCCACTGGGCCCGAATTCAGGCCTTTTTGGGCATTGTCAGACACTATTTCGAAGATGCCACCGCCCTCCCCGACGTCGAAACCCGCCAGCGCCTCGTCGTCGAAACCCTTGCGCAAATCTGGGCGGAAAATCCGCCCCAACACCCCATCATCGTCGCCGGCTCCACCGGCTCGCGCGGCGCCACGCAGCTCCTGATGCAAACCGTCGCCCGCCTGCCCCAGGGCGCGGTCATCCTCCCCGGCTTCGACCGCGACATGCCCGAAGACGTCTGGCAACGCTTCGACAACCCCAAGCATTCCGAAGATCACCCGCAATACCGCTTCGCCGCCTTCCTCCAGGCGCTCGACCTCTCCCCGTCGGACATCCCCACATGGTCCGACGACACCCCCGCCAGCCCCGAGCGCAACCGTCTCGTTTCCCTCGCCCTCCGGCCCGCACCAATCACCGACCAATGGCGCCGCGACGGCCCGAAACTGCCCGGAATAGAGCCTGCCATGTCGCAGGTCACCCTCCTCGAGGCGCCCTCGACCCGCACCGAGGCGCTCACCATTGCCCTCCGCCTCCGCGACGCCGCCGAAAAAGGCACCTCCGCCGCGCTCATCACCCCCGACCGGACGCTCAGCCGCCAGGTCACCGCGGCCCTTACCCGTTGGGGCATCGTCCCCGATGACAGCGCCGGCATGCCGCTCCATCTCGCCCCGGTCGGCCGCTTCCTCCGCCACGTCGCCGAGCTGTTCCACCTCCCCCTCTCGGCCGAGGCGCTGCTCACCCTCCTCAAGCACCCGCTCACCCACACCGGCGCCGATCGCGGCCCCCATCTCCGCCTCACCCGCGAACTCGAACTCCACATCCGCCGCCACGGCCCGCCCTACCCGACCGCGCAAGACCTCCACGCCTGGGCCGCCGCCTCCAAAGACCCCCATGCCGAATCCTGGGTCGAGTGGCTCATCGCCTGTTTCACCGAAAAGGAACTCCCCGGCGAGGTCTCGCTGGAAGACCGCACCACAAGCCACATCGCTTTGGCCGAGCACATCGCGCGCGGCGCCGACGGCGACGGCAGCGGCAAGCTCTGGGCCGACGATGACGGCCAGCAAGCCCTTAAAACAGTCTCTGACTTTGCCGAAAACGCCCAACACGGCGGCGCCGTCAACGCCCGCGACTATGCCGCCCTCTTCCACGCCATCCTCTCTCGCGGCGACGTGCGCAAGACGATCAAGGCCCACCCCCTCATCAAGATCTGGGGCACGCTGGAGGCCCGCGTTCAGGGCGCCGACCTTCTCATCCTCGCTGGCCTCAACGAAGGCAGCTGGCCCGAAAGCCCCAGCCCCGACCCCTGGCTCAACCGCGACATGCGCGCCGAGGCCGGCCTGCTCCTCCCCGAACGCCGCATCGGCCTCGCCGCGCACGACTTCCAACAGGCCCTCCTCGCCCCCGAGGTCTGGATCACCCGCTCGATCCGCTCCGACGACACCGAAACCGTGCCCTCCCGCTGGCTCAACCGCCTGCAGAACCTCCTTTCCGGCCTCCCCGATCAGGGTGGCAAGGCAGCGCTTGAGCAAATGCGCCAGCGCGGCCAGCACTGGCTCGACCTCGCCAAAGCCTTCGAAGACCCGGGCACCACCCCCGCCGAAACCCGGCCTTCCCCCAAGCCCCCCACCGCCGCGCGCCCCAAACAGCTCTCTGTTACGCAGATTCAGAGACTGATCCGCGACCCCTATTCCATCTACGCCCGCCACGTCCTCCGGCTCAAACCGCTCGATCCGCTGATGCGCGTGCCCGACGCCCTCCTCCGCGGCACCGTCATCCACGAGGCCCTCGAACGCTTCATCGACGCCACCCGCGACGCCCCCGAACAGATCACCCGCGAGCGTCTCATCGCCGAAACTGCCACCGTTCTGGCCGACGCCGTCCCCTGGGCCGACACCCGCGCCATGTGGCAAGCCAAACTCGAACGCGCCGCCGACACCTTCATCGAGGGCGAGCACGCCCGTCGCCAGCTCGCCCAACCCGCCGCGCTCGAAGCCACTGGCGCCGCCGAGCTGCCCGAGCTCAACTTCCGCCTCACCGCCAAGGCCGACCGCATCGATATCGACCCCGCCGGCAACCTCCACCTCTACGACTACAAGACCGGCAAGGCCCCCTCGAAAGACCAGCAGACCCATTTCGACAAGCAGCTCCTCCTCTCGGCCGCCATCGCCACCATGTCCGGCTTCGGCCAGATCGCGCCCGCAAAAGTCGCCCGCGCCGTCTTCATCAGCCTCGGCAGCGGCAAACCCGAGGAACCGGCGCCACTAGACACTGAACCGCCCGAAAAGGTCTGGGATGAATTCCGCACCCTGATCGCCAGTTACATGTCCCCAGACCTCGGCTTCACCTCCCGCCGCGCCCTCGAGCGCACCACCGACAGCGGCGATTACGACCAGCTCGCCCGCTTCGGCGAATGGGACATCACCGACGACCCCGACCCAAGCGAGGTGGGCCAATGA
- a CDS encoding nucleotidyltransferase family protein — MRDDPLPVMIFAAGFGTRMGALTADQPKPMIPVAGKPLIDHALDLVRDAALTRVVVNLHYKPEHLRAHLSDTDILFSEEQPEILETGGGLRHALPLLGNGPVYTMNSDAVWSGPNPLTHLAQNWNPDQMDGLLLCIPPDNAIGHTGKGDFEIAETGHASRGPGAIYSGLQILKTDGLAAIPETYFSLNRLWDDMLANNRLFATTYPGKWCDVGRPEGIELAEDMLDYTHV, encoded by the coding sequence ATGCGCGACGATCCCCTCCCTGTCATGATCTTCGCGGCGGGCTTCGGCACCCGCATGGGCGCCCTGACCGCCGATCAGCCCAAGCCGATGATCCCCGTCGCCGGCAAACCGCTCATCGACCACGCCCTCGACCTGGTGCGCGATGCGGCTCTGACCCGCGTCGTCGTGAACCTGCACTACAAACCCGAACACCTCCGCGCCCACCTCTCCGATACCGATATCCTCTTCTCCGAGGAACAGCCCGAGATCCTCGAAACCGGCGGCGGCCTCCGCCACGCCCTGCCGCTTCTGGGCAATGGCCCCGTCTACACCATGAATTCCGATGCCGTCTGGTCCGGCCCCAACCCCCTGACCCACCTCGCCCAAAACTGGAACCCGGATCAGATGGACGGCCTCCTCCTCTGCATCCCGCCCGATAACGCCATCGGCCACACCGGCAAGGGCGATTTCGAGATCGCCGAAACCGGTCACGCAAGCCGCGGCCCCGGCGCCATCTATTCCGGCCTCCAGATCCTGAAAACCGACGGCCTCGCCGCCATCCCCGAAACCTATTTCTCCCTCAACCGCCTCTGGGACGACATGCTCGCAAACAACCGTCTCTTCGCCACCACCTATCCCGGAAAATGGTGCGATGTCGGCCGCCCCGAGGGTATCGAACTCGCCGAGGACATGCTTGACTACACCCATGTTTGA
- a CDS encoding aminoglycoside phosphotransferase family protein, which yields MSDRTDLIDAFIDRSGWSAAEVSLLAGDASNRRYFRLASDSGNAVLMDAPPEKGEDIRPFVHIAQYLTSLGLSAPKVLAEDDATGLLLLEDLGDALFARVLETEPELENSLYSTATDLLAELHENDPPAGLDPYDPPRMTDLAALAFDWYAFAATGEKPSDSRQQFHDCFHRLLADNTTETVLIQRDYHAENLLWLPNRSGTARVGLLDFQDAMIGHRAYDLVSLLQDARRDVPEATETAMIARYIEATRQDDDSFRTAYHLLGAQRNLRILGVFARLCVRDGKAWYVDMIPRVWNLLQRDLAHPALAPVRPALDTLPAPSPDILQRLKDKCATIPSLS from the coding sequence ATGTCTGACCGCACCGACCTGATCGACGCCTTCATCGACCGTTCCGGCTGGTCCGCCGCCGAGGTGTCCCTCCTCGCCGGCGACGCCTCCAACCGCCGCTACTTCCGCCTCGCCTCCGACAGCGGCAACGCCGTCCTGATGGATGCACCCCCCGAGAAGGGCGAGGATATCCGCCCCTTCGTCCATATCGCCCAATACCTCACTAGCCTCGGCCTCTCAGCGCCAAAGGTTCTCGCCGAGGATGACGCCACCGGCCTCCTCCTCCTCGAAGACCTGGGCGACGCCCTATTCGCCCGCGTCCTCGAAACGGAGCCCGAGCTCGAAAACAGTCTCTATTCCACCGCAACCGACCTTCTTGCCGAGCTGCACGAGAACGACCCGCCCGCAGGTCTCGACCCCTACGACCCGCCCCGGATGACCGACCTCGCGGCCCTCGCCTTTGACTGGTACGCCTTCGCCGCTACCGGCGAAAAGCCCTCCGACTCCCGCCAGCAGTTCCACGACTGCTTCCACCGACTCCTCGCCGACAACACCACGGAAACTGTCCTCATCCAGCGCGACTACCACGCCGAAAACCTCCTCTGGCTCCCTAATCGCTCCGGCACCGCCCGCGTCGGCCTGCTCGACTTCCAGGATGCCATGATCGGCCACCGCGCCTACGATCTCGTCTCGCTCCTCCAAGACGCCCGCCGCGACGTGCCCGAAGCCACCGAAACCGCCATGATCGCCCGCTATATCGAGGCCACCCGCCAGGATGACGACAGCTTCCGCACCGCCTACCACCTCCTCGGCGCGCAACGAAACCTCCGCATCCTCGGCGTCTTCGCCCGGCTCTGCGTCCGCGACGGCAAGGCATGGTATGTCGACATGATCCCCCGCGTCTGGAACCTCCTCCAGCGCGACCTCGCCCATCCGGCCCTCGCCCCCGTCCGCCCGGCGCTCGACACGCTCCCCGCCCCAAGCCCCGACATCCTCCAAAGGCTGAAAGACAAATGCGCGACGATCCCCTCCCTGTCATGA
- the tsaE gene encoding tRNA (adenosine(37)-N6)-threonylcarbamoyltransferase complex ATPase subunit type 1 TsaE: MPGAPFTLTCDSPDATDRVARTLAQNLAPGDTILLSGDVGAGKTHFTRCAILSLLDQPEDVPSPTYTLVQTYHAKPGEIWHADLYRLTDVTEIEELGLDAAFTDAICLIEWPDRLGPLTPAHALSITFTAPGPEDVRTLAFTWTDDKWTAKTESLHHV, encoded by the coding sequence ATGCCCGGCGCGCCCTTCACCCTCACCTGCGACAGCCCCGACGCGACCGACCGTGTCGCGCGCACGCTGGCGCAAAACCTCGCGCCCGGCGACACCATCCTCCTGTCGGGCGATGTCGGCGCCGGAAAAACCCATTTCACCCGCTGCGCCATCCTCTCCCTGCTGGACCAGCCCGAAGACGTGCCGTCGCCCACCTACACCCTCGTCCAGACCTATCACGCCAAACCCGGCGAGATCTGGCACGCCGATCTCTACCGCCTCACCGATGTCACCGAGATCGAGGAACTCGGCCTCGATGCCGCCTTCACCGACGCCATCTGCCTCATCGAATGGCCCGACCGTCTCGGCCCGCTCACCCCCGCCCACGCGCTGTCCATCACCTTCACCGCGCCGGGGCCCGAAGACGTGCGAACCCTCGCCTTCACCTGGACCGACGACAAATGGACCGCGAAAACCGAAAGCCTCCACCATGTCTGA
- a CDS encoding PAS-domain containing protein yields the protein MQGIVIGMPVAIALSGLMAGIVVWALARWPLDKSHIAGRPSRQSSNYFLFREGLLVDHDITRPGTANDPLFGISGWPQLKEWLGHRFIDLPDDLPAMQAGEVVTFPARDPHDEAQVTISVLRHGHRVTLIERALPMPAEWHDAKARLAFKRLHRMASENAPIAICILDHEGKITWRNAIFQEFSEKDEGEILAAVASPNEAAGHPVVLTDPQGGRQRHVDLTSIDAGDRHILYATDVTELINTDAMRSSFIQTLTKTFADLATGLAVFDRGQRLVLFNPALVDLTGLPVEFLSSRPGLLDFFDRLRDRQVLPEPKNYATWRAQINEMIETASDGHYAEAWTLPNGLTYRVTGRPHPDGAIAFLIEDITDEISFSRRTKSQLEIRQAVLDRLDTAIAVIGPNDILILCNDTFRERLGIPPDDSFAETSLDEIVRTARSRFPNDDLWADILAGSGRSPIEGRAGDDTTGRVHVRTEPLPGGFTMLNLTPD from the coding sequence ATGCAGGGCATCGTAATCGGGATGCCGGTCGCCATCGCCCTTTCGGGGTTGATGGCTGGTATCGTCGTCTGGGCGCTCGCGCGATGGCCCCTCGACAAGTCACATATCGCTGGTCGTCCATCGCGCCAGTCCTCCAACTATTTCCTCTTCCGCGAGGGGCTCCTCGTCGATCACGACATCACCCGTCCGGGCACGGCCAACGACCCGCTGTTCGGCATCTCCGGCTGGCCCCAGCTGAAAGAGTGGCTCGGCCACCGTTTCATCGACCTGCCCGACGACCTGCCCGCCATGCAGGCCGGCGAGGTGGTCACCTTCCCGGCACGCGACCCGCATGACGAGGCGCAGGTCACCATTTCGGTGCTGCGTCACGGCCACCGCGTCACCCTGATCGAACGCGCGCTGCCCATGCCCGCCGAATGGCACGACGCAAAGGCGCGCCTTGCCTTCAAGCGCCTGCACCGCATGGCATCCGAAAACGCCCCGATCGCCATCTGCATCCTCGACCACGAGGGCAAGATCACCTGGCGCAACGCCATCTTTCAGGAATTCTCCGAAAAGGACGAGGGCGAGATCCTCGCCGCCGTCGCCTCGCCGAACGAGGCCGCCGGTCATCCGGTCGTGCTGACCGATCCGCAAGGCGGCCGCCAGCGCCATGTCGACCTCACCTCGATCGATGCCGGTGACAGGCACATTCTCTACGCCACCGATGTTACCGAGCTGATCAACACCGACGCGATGCGCAGCAGCTTCATCCAAACCCTGACAAAGACTTTCGCCGACCTTGCCACCGGGCTCGCCGTATTCGATCGCGGCCAGCGCCTGGTCCTCTTCAACCCCGCGCTGGTCGACCTCACCGGGCTTCCCGTCGAATTCCTCAGCAGCCGCCCCGGCCTGCTCGACTTCTTCGACCGCCTGCGCGACCGGCAGGTCCTGCCGGAACCGAAGAACTACGCAACCTGGCGCGCCCAGATCAACGAGATGATCGAAACCGCCTCCGACGGGCACTATGCCGAGGCCTGGACATTGCCCAACGGCCTCACCTACCGCGTCACCGGCCGCCCGCATCCCGACGGCGCCATCGCCTTCCTGATCGAGGACATCACCGACGAGATTTCCTTCAGCCGCCGCACCAAAAGCCAGCTGGAAATCCGGCAGGCGGTGCTCGACCGGCTCGACACCGCCATTGCCGTCATCGGCCCGAACGATATCCTCATCCTCTGCAACGACACCTTCCGCGAGCGTCTCGGCATCCCCCCCGATGACAGCTTTGCCGAAACCTCCCTCGACGAGATCGTGCGCACCGCCCGCAGCCGCTTTCCGAATGACGACCTCTGGGCCGACATCCTCGCCGGCTCCGGGCGCAGCCCGATCGAAGGGCGGGCGGGCGACGACACGACAGGCCGCGTCCATGTCAGAACCGAGCCCCTGCCGGGCGGCTTCACCATGCTGAACCTCACCCCCGACTGA